The window TTAACTTCTCAGGCTTGGAATTTCACCACCCCGCTTAGGGCAGGGTAAACTCCGAAAAAGAAGCAATTCAACTAAAAATTTTGTCGAGCTTTCAACCTGCCATAAGTCCTGCCAAAATAATAATATCTCTTATTCTCCTTTTTTAAGTGGGTTTCCCCGAATAGCGGCATATTTTTTGCCTGCCAAAATGGCAGTGGTGTGCAACTACGAGCAAAAGTATCGGCACCTTTATTTCCATTGATTGAATTGGTTATACAGATTTTTGGGTTTCTTTGGCACGGAAATTGCTTGTGTATAATAAGTTTATATAGAGCAAAAGTCTTAATTTAATATTATAATAGGAGAAAAAATGATGGATAAAATGAATTGGTTGGGTTTAGCAGTAGTATTTTTAATAGTAGCCGTAGTTGCTGGAATATTTGGATTTGGAAATATTGCAGGAGCTTCATTTACGATAGCAAGATGGTTCGCAATGGTTTTTGTAGTTCTTTTTATAATTTCATTAATAGCCCATACAATAAAAAGAGCTTAAGTCTTTAAGGAGATAAAATGGAAAACGTTTTTGATAGTGTATGGATGGAAATCCAGAGAAAGGTTCAAATTATTAAAAGTTTAAGCAATTATGATGTCAGGAATGAGGTAAGAAGAATAGTTGATGGGACGAGCAGGGAATACAATTTGAGCAAAGAAGATGTCCGTAACATGCTTTTAGATTTTGCAGAGAGTAGAACCCCTAAACTTATAAGGGTTGTAGAAGAGGTGGAAAATGGAAGATTTGCAAGAGAAACTCGAGAATTTAATTTAACAAATAGGGAAGGGGGAAAAGATGATAATAGGTGGTAGTATTGCTATTACATGGATTATTTTATGCTTTTTAGTTGGATCTTTTTGGGAAAATAAAGGATTGTCTTATGTTCTCGGTTTTTTTCTGTCTTTTTTCTTAAGTCCTTTAGTGGGTTTTACCGTTGGCGCTGTTTCAAATTCCAAACTTCACATAATAGTATAGAAATCAGAAGAAACAAAATTTAAAAGAAGAGGAGGATAACAAAGTGACAAAGAAACTGCAGATTTACAAATGTGAAATATGCGGAAATGTTGTAGAAATTCTGCATGAAGGTGTTGGGGAATTAGTGTGCTGTAAAAAGCCGATGAAAACGATGGAAGAGAATGCAGTAGATGCATCACAAGAGAAACACGTTCCTGTTATTGAAAGAACAAGCAACGGCATCAAAATAAAAGTTGGAAGCGCTCCTCATCCGATGGAACAGGAACATTATATTGAATGGGTTCAGTTAATAACGAACGGAAAAAGTTATCGCCAGTTTCTAAAACCGGGTGGGATACCGGAAGCATTGCTTGAAATAAACGTTAGCGTAAGCGTAATAAAGGCAAGAGAGTATTGCAATGTTCATGGCTTATGGAAGTCTAATGCGAAACTGTTATCAAGTGATATTTCCCCAGTACGTTTGGGAGATTTCGCTACATCTTCAAAGAAATTATTGACCAGGAGTTTGTTAAAATAACAGGTGTCTACCTATACAAAGAGCAACTTGAAGTAAAAGTGATATTGTTTCACAAGGAAGTCTAATAATGAAAATCTTAATGTTAGGTTGGGAATTTCCTCCTCTTTATGCAGGCGGAGTTGGAGTAGTATGCGACGAATTGAGCAAAGCGCTTGTTAAGAAGGGAGAAGAAATCACGTTTGTTATGCCTTCGGGACCTTCCGAACTGAGACCTGAACATCTCAAAATGATAATAGCCGATAAATTGGGAATAGATGGAAAAATAAAGTTTAAAAAAATATCAACTCTCCTGACTCCTTATGTAACGGTAGGAGAATATGAAAAACAATATACTGAAGCAGAGAAAGTGATTGGAAAAAATACGGGAGAATTATATGGCAGGAACTTGATGGGAGAGGTTTATAATTTTGCCGCGAGGATTGTAGAAGTTGGGAAAAAAGAAAAATTCGACGTAATACACGCGCATGATTGGACTACGTTTCCGGCAAGTAGGGAACTAAAAAATATATTTAAGAAACCATTAGTGGCACATATGCACATAACGGAATTTGACAAATCCGGAGGGTTGCATGCAAACCCGGATATATACCGTATAGAGCGTGAGGGAATGGAAGCTGCGGATGCCGTTATAGCAGTTAGCAATAGAGTAAAACAGATGTGTGTGGACAAATATTATATTTCGGCGGATAAGATTTCCGTAGTATATAATGCGGCTGTTTCGCCCAGAATGTCTAAATTTGTTGTGAAGAAAGCATCTTCAAGAAAACGGAAGATAGTACTTTTTGCAGGCAGGATGACCCTACAAAAAGGACCTGATTATTTTGTTGAAGCAGCTAAAATAGTGTTAACAAAGAATCCTGAAGTTTTATTTGTAATGGCAGGAACAGGAGATATGCTTCCAAAAATAATAGAGAAAACAGCAGCATGCGGTATAGGAGATAAATTTGTATTTACCGGTTTTTACACACGGAAGGAAGCAGAGAAACTATTTGGCATGGCAGATGTTTTTGTTATGCCCTCCGTATCTGAGCCTTTCGGGATAACACCGCTTGAAGCACAAAGAAAGGGAGTGCCCACAATAATATCAAAACAAACGGGAGTTTCCGAGGTTTTAAATCACTGCCTGAAAGTAAATTTCTGGGATGTAAAAGCATTGGCAGGAATGATACTGGAGGTTCTTGAATACAGACCTCTCAAAGAAGAGCTATCGAATAATGGTTATAAAGAAGCAAAAGGTTTAACCTGGGAAAAACCTGCTTCAGAATGTATAAATATATATAATAGATTGGCCGGTTTAGAAGTAGGCGTATGTTAAAAACCCAGCTGAGCTGGATAGGAATCTCTAATCCCGCCATGGCGGGAAAGAGTTTCTAAGGAGGGGATATGTCAGTTTTGGCACTTTTAGGAGCTGTCGTTGTTATTGTAACCAAGGCAGTAATAGCAGTAATATTTTAAAAGGTAAGTTTTCTTAAAAAGGAAAAAGGAGGGGATATGTCACTTTTAGCGCTTATAGGACTTGTTGCTATCGTTGTAGTAGTGGTATCGGTAATAGGATAAGACTTTCAGATTTTAATAAGGTGAAATTTCGTAAATAGAAAAGGGGGAAATATGGAAAAAGGAATTGTAGCAAGAAACATAAAAGAAACTGCAGCAAGGAATATGAAAGATGCTACAGTAAGAAAAATGACGGATACTGTATCAAGAAACACGACAGGAAATGCAACAAGGGACGAGAGAGAAACTGCAACAAAGAACACGAATAAATCTTTAGCCCTTGAAGCATCTACGGGCAAAAGATTCTTTTTGAATGATGGCAGGAGTTTAGGGACGATAATGGAACTGCAAAATGCGCTGGGAAATATGGATAATTCTGTATTTAAACATCATGTGACTACGGAAAGAAACGATTTTTCAAATTGGATAAAAGATGTTTTTAATGAAACGACACTAGCCGGAAAGGTAGCAAAAATGGAGAATCGGTTTAACATGAAGGAAACAATTGAAAAGTATATTTCTGAGGGAAAAGGAGACTCCAGTTGTTCTCGTTATTAGCAGGAATCAGGATAATGATTGATAAGAATCATTACTCAGAATGATTTTTCGAGGGAGGGACGAATGTTGATACTTTTAATGCTTTTAAATACTTCCCATAGTTTGGGGATTGGCGTGGGAAGTTATCCTAATGGAACACTTAGTCTCAAGTTTCACTCTGCTCCAATAACAGTTTTTCAGATCACGGCAGGGTTTGGTGGCTGGGGCAGTTACTATGATAGATACACAAGTGAAATGGCGCTGGGTGGCAGGGCGCTTTTTGGAATAAGCAGTGGTGGAAATTCAAATTCAGTTCAATATACCCATTTTTTAGGTGTAGGTGCCGGTGTCCATAGTTACAATCATTCTTGGCATCATGACATATACTATGAATCAGGCGCTTATGTTTTAGGAGAAGGTTTTTATGAATGCGAGTTTTTTATTAATCCTGCTCCCCTTTCTTTTGAGTTAGGGATAGGTTTAGTAGTTGGGGAATTTGGATTCGGCTTTGCGCCTATAGTAGGAATGCACTATTATTTGAAGTAGATTATTTCACAAAAAATTGCAATGAAGAATAATTTTTTTAGGATGGAGGTAAAAATGAAGAAGACGGCAGTTCTATTTATTATGCTTGGTTTTATTACCGGGTGCGTTTTTGTCCCCGCGAATTCCGGGCCACCTTCTCACGCTAAGGCTTATGGATATCGCGCTAAACATACTTGTTGGTATTACCCTAACGAGGAAGTTTACTATTTATCGGAATCCAGAACATATGCGGTAATTGATGGCGGCAACTGGGTTGTTGTAAACGCTCCGGGAAGGGCACTTGGCTCGTATGTAGTTATTGAATCCGAGACGAATAAACCGTGGCTTAGACATTCGGAGTATAGGGGGAAGTATTCTCCGGGCCAAGCTAAAGGGAACCACGGAAAGAACAAATAATTTTTTATCGTTCGAAAAAAGTTCGAACAAAGGAGGGAGAAAGTGGGAATAACAACAGGTGCGATTTTTATATGTTCGTACCTATCAGCCGTGATTAGAGGGACTAAACAAAAATGTTACCTAAAGGAGGTAAGATGAAGAAACTTGGAATAATAATAAGTGCGATTTTAATGTGCTCGCATTTATTCGCAGTGCCTACTTCGACAGGAGTAAGTGGACTAAACAGAGTGTTATCTGCTACGCCTGGACATATAGGCAAACTTTATTTTGTATGGGGTGGAAAATTGAGTCAGGATAGAAGTTCGGAGATCATATCTTTGACATCTATATCTACCGGTTCTGATACTACATACAACATAACAAAAGGAAATTGTGGAACAGCGGACATACCTTTTGGATTAGGGTTTTCTGTTAGTAATTGTTTTGAAGTAAACGTTGGTGCTTCATTTCTTATGGATTTAATGAACGAGCAGGGCGCAAGTCTTGCAGATGATGAAACAGGTTCGGGTTGCGTAAGTTATGGATTTAGTGATACTGAAGTAGGTGTAAAATTTACTCCAACTCAACTACCACAGCTATTTTCTTCTGAAGCCGCAAAAAGCTTCAATATTGGTATTTACCCTTTAATCGTATTCCCGACGGGAGCGTTAAAATCAGCGATTCCGGAAGTATGTGGTCAGGATACGGTATTAGGCTATGCCTGTAGAAAAAGTGACGGCGGTATTCATAGATTTTATACCAACGATGGAGTATCTTACGGAGGAAAATTATTAATCAGTAATGTAATGGTTAAGGCTCCGGCAGCCCTTATAGCGCACCTTAATGTAGGATATATGCATTATCCTTATGGAGACAGCAAGTACACTTATGGCTTTGGTGTGGAAGGACAGTACGGCGCATTCTCCCCATTTATTGAAATGTATGGTGAAGATAGAATAGTTCCTGAGGATCAACAAAAATACAATGATGGTGGGATGTTTGTTACTCCCGGGTTAAGATTTGAAATGATGCCAAACAATTGGGTTACACTTTCGGTGGATTTCAAAGTAACGGGAAATGATGAGAGTTCATGGGATTTTGCCAACAATTTACCGGAAGGCAGCTTTAATACCAGATACGAATTGGACGGATTTGGAGCAACTCCTCCATGGAAAGTCAATTTACTTTTCGCTCACGGATTCAGCTTTATAAAACCGGTTGCAGTTTGTTCTACCGGGACACTTGTCGGAAAAGTCATGGACAAAGAAGATGAAAAAGGAGTTAGAGCGGTTATTTCTTTAAATGATAGTACGGTAACTACGGATGAAGATGGCCGTTATGAAGTTACACTTTCTGCGGGTAAAACGGTTGTAAGCGCATCTCCCGTTGAAAAAGGAAAATACAAACCGTCAGAGGACCAGACTGTTTTAATAACGGAAGGGAAAAAACAGGTTGTGAATTTTAGATTGGAAAGCAAACCCATAGAAAAACCCGCTATTATTACGGGAAAGATTACGGACAAAGTTTCTCGTAAACTTTGTGTTGCAAATATCTCTCTACCTGAGACTAAAGAGTTATCAACAATAACTAATAATGAGGGAATATACAGGGTAGAAATATCTGCAGGTACGTATGTTTTAAAAGCAGAAAAAGATGGTTACATATCATGGGCGCAACCGGTAACCTGTAAAGCAGGAGAAACTACAGTATTAAACATAGAACTTTCTCCGTCTTCTCAGTCAACAACTATTGCCGGCAAAGTATTGGATTATGCTTCTCGCGCAGGGATAGGAAACGCTAAAATTAGTTTCCCATCGACACAATTACCCTCTATTATGACGGATGCCTCGACCGGAACTTACAAAGCAAAAATCCCGGCAGGAACTTATACCGTGAAAATAGAAGCGGATAAATACGTTACTGAAGGCGTAGTAATCGTATGTGAACCAAATGCAACTTTACTAAAGGATTTTGAATTATTCAAGAAAGACGAAAGAATAGTGCTTCACGGGATTACTTTCAAAGTTAACAGTGCAGTAATTAGACCTGAATCTTTCCCTGTACTCAATGACGCGGCAGAATTGCTTAAGAAACATCCTGACGTAAGAGTAGAAATTGGCGGACACGCAAGCTCAGAAGGCGGCGTAGCCCACAATTTAACTTTATCTCAATTACGAGCAGAATCCGTAAGAAGTTATCTTATGACTGCCGGAATTTTAGGAGATAAACTTACTGCAAAAGGATACGGAATAACTCAGCCAATTGCAGACAACGCAACTGAACCGGGACGTCAACAGAACAGAAGAATGGAATTCAGAATACTATCGCAATAATAATGCAAGTAATAAAAAGAGTCCTTCAGGTTTTCCTGAAGGACTCTTTTTATTGGTAATATAGACAAGAAATTCACATTTTTAAGTATGCTGTAAATTCTCTTGACAAAAATCTAAAATAAGGCACAAATTTGGCACGCGAGGAAAAATCAGTAAATTCAGAATCCTCAAAATAGTTGATAAATAAGGGGTGGAGGTGGATAGGGGCTGGTGTCTCTACTGGACTTCAAATCCAGCTTTCCTGACTGCGTCAGGTAGGTAGGTTCGATTCCTACACACCTCCGCCAAAAAACAAATCTCTACCAAACCGCTAATAATAAAAAAGGGCGAGTTATAAACTCGCCCCTACAAAGTATTTTTCTTCAATCTTCTATAAAACAATCATCGTTTTTGTAATAGTTTTGCTGCCGGTTGTCAGTCTGTAAAAATAGATTCCTGAACTTACGATTTCTCCGGTTGCATTCCTTTTATTCCATTTCATTACTTTATTTCCGGATGATTGTACTTCATTTGCAAGAGTCTTAACAACTCTTCCCATAGCATCATAGATTTCAAGTTTCACTTTTGTCTCTGACGGCAATGTATAAGAAATATTCGTGTTTTTAATTACGGGATTTGGATAATTCTGGTTAAGCGTTAAGACTTTAGTACTTGAAGCCTCTTCTTCCACTGCCTGATATTCAACTATTGCCCTTATCATAATGTCTCCCGGCATACTTGTGGGAGTTGTCCAACTGCTTAAATCTACACTGGCTTTATTGATACCCGGGTAATTGCTTTGTGTGTCAAGCGTTACATATATGCTATCTCCCGGTTCTCTCATTGGTATTCTGTATCCGACCCAGAAATCGCTGCTAAATTGAATAGGAGAATCTAAATTTATGACATCCCAATCTCTTGTAGAAGGGATATAATCTTTTTGTGCTCTTAATGTTCCCGGATTTCCTCCTGCATCATCCCAGACATACATAGTGCATCTTGTATCGGTCTGGCGTGCTACTGCGCGGGAATAAATTTTACTGGATTTTAAGTTACAGGTCTTTGTGGGCGTGAACCTCACGGCCCAATATGGATATGGTCCCCCACCTGCTCAACTGGGGCAGTAGTAAATTGCATGCGAATAAGCCCCGTCATCAAAAGAGAGTTCGCTATCTGCGGCAAAGAGCGCAGAGGCTGATAAAATCAACATAGCAAAAAACAACATCTTTTTCATACATACCTCCTTTTAGTTTATAAGATTGTTCTATAAAACAATCATTGTTTTCGTAATGGTTTTGCTGCCGGTTGTCAGTCTGTAAAAATAGATTCCCGAACTTACGATTTCTCCGGTTGCATTCCTTTTATTCCATTCCATTACTTTATTTCCGGATGATTGCACTTCATTTGCAAGCGTCTTAACAATTCTTCCCATAGCATCATAGATTTCAAGTTTTACTTTTGTCTCTGCCGGTAACGCATAAGAAATGTTTGTGCTTTTAATTACGGGATTTGGATAATTCTGGTTTAAAGCAAATACCGGATTTGAAGATGTTTCCTCAACTCCCGTATAATCAACAATCGCTCTTATCATAAAATCGCCTGCCTGTGTTGGCGGAGCTTGCCAACCACTGCCCGATTCTACGCCCAATGCTTTTACCTTCCCGGGATAGTCTAAATTATTATCCGTTACCAGCGCTACGCTATCTGTAGGAGTTATTACCTCAGGTAAATAAATAGCTAACCAGAAATCAGAGGTATAATCTACGGGAGTATTAAAATCGACTCTATCCCACGCTCTAGTTGATGGGGTATAAGTTGTGCTTGTTCTTGTTGCTCCCGGGCAATCGGAAGAATCATCTTTTACATACGCAGAACATTTTTGGTTATGAGCATTTACAAAAACACGGGAAAAAATTTTTAATCCTTTTACTCTGCAAACACCTTTTTGTGTGGGAGTGAACCTCACTGCCCAGAATCCGGGCTTATGTCAGGTAGGACAATATACAACGGCGTATGTTGGTTTATCGTTATCATAAACAATTTCTTCTTCAGC of the bacterium genome contains:
- a CDS encoding DUF1328 domain-containing protein, with the protein product MDKMNWLGLAVVFLIVAVVAGIFGFGNIAGASFTIARWFAMVFVVLFIISLIAHTIKRA
- a CDS encoding glycosyltransferase family 4 protein; translated protein: MKILMLGWEFPPLYAGGVGVVCDELSKALVKKGEEITFVMPSGPSELRPEHLKMIIADKLGIDGKIKFKKISTLLTPYVTVGEYEKQYTEAEKVIGKNTGELYGRNLMGEVYNFAARIVEVGKKEKFDVIHAHDWTTFPASRELKNIFKKPLVAHMHITEFDKSGGLHANPDIYRIEREGMEAADAVIAVSNRVKQMCVDKYYISADKISVVYNAAVSPRMSKFVVKKASSRKRKIVLFAGRMTLQKGPDYFVEAAKIVLTKNPEVLFVMAGTGDMLPKIIEKTAACGIGDKFVFTGFYTRKEAEKLFGMADVFVMPSVSEPFGITPLEAQRKGVPTIISKQTGVSEVLNHCLKVNFWDVKALAGMILEVLEYRPLKEELSNNGYKEAKGLTWEKPASECINIYNRLAGLEVGVC
- a CDS encoding carboxypeptidase regulatory-like domain-containing protein, yielding MKKLGIIISAILMCSHLFAVPTSTGVSGLNRVLSATPGHIGKLYFVWGGKLSQDRSSEIISLTSISTGSDTTYNITKGNCGTADIPFGLGFSVSNCFEVNVGASFLMDLMNEQGASLADDETGSGCVSYGFSDTEVGVKFTPTQLPQLFSSEAAKSFNIGIYPLIVFPTGALKSAIPEVCGQDTVLGYACRKSDGGIHRFYTNDGVSYGGKLLISNVMVKAPAALIAHLNVGYMHYPYGDSKYTYGFGVEGQYGAFSPFIEMYGEDRIVPEDQQKYNDGGMFVTPGLRFEMMPNNWVTLSVDFKVTGNDESSWDFANNLPEGSFNTRYELDGFGATPPWKVNLLFAHGFSFIKPVAVCSTGTLVGKVMDKEDEKGVRAVISLNDSTVTTDEDGRYEVTLSAGKTVVSASPVEKGKYKPSEDQTVLITEGKKQVVNFRLESKPIEKPAIITGKITDKVSRKLCVANISLPETKELSTITNNEGIYRVEISAGTYVLKAEKDGYISWAQPVTCKAGETTVLNIELSPSSQSTTIAGKVLDYASRAGIGNAKISFPSTQLPSIMTDASTGTYKAKIPAGTYTVKIEADKYVTEGVVIVCEPNATLLKDFELFKKDERIVLHGITFKVNSAVIRPESFPVLNDAAELLKKHPDVRVEIGGHASSEGGVAHNLTLSQLRAESVRSYLMTAGILGDKLTAKGYGITQPIADNATEPGRQQNRRMEFRILSQ
- a CDS encoding T9SS type A sorting domain-containing protein — encoded protein: MRFTPTKTCNLKSSKIYSRAVARQTDTRCTMYVWDDAGGNPGTLRAQKDYIPSTRDWDVINLDSPIQFSSDFWVGYRIPMREPGDSIYVTLDTQSNYPGINKASVDLSSWTTPTSMPGDIMIRAIVEYQAVEEEASSTKVLTLNQNYPNPVIKNTNISYTLPSETKVKLEIYDAMGRVVKTLANEVQSSGNKVMKWNKRNATGEIVSSGIYFYRLTTGSKTITKTMIVL
- a CDS encoding T9SS type A sorting domain-containing protein — protein: MRFTPTQKGVCRVKGLKIFSRVFVNAHNQKCSAYVKDDSSDCPGATRTSTTYTPSTRAWDRVDFNTPVDYTSDFWLAIYLPEVITPTDSVALVTDNNLDYPGKVKALGVESGSGWQAPPTQAGDFMIRAIVDYTGVEETSSNPVFALNQNYPNPVIKSTNISYALPAETKVKLEIYDAMGRIVKTLANEVQSSGNKVMEWNKRNATGEIVSSGIYFYRLTTGSKTITKTMIVL